Proteins encoded within one genomic window of Spiroplasma endosymbiont of Agriotes lineatus:
- the plsX gene encoding phosphate acyltransferase PlsX codes for MKIAVDVMGSDLGHKPLISGVIKFLQKYNDIDIILVGKEMIIKKYLISSKLNEKLLLRISFKNANEEIMMTDSILDIRRKTDNSMSKAIECVANKEAEAVLTAGATGPLLAANHFILKEITGVSRPAFMAIMPTKIKNKQVVLIDAGANVENDSNDLEIFAIMANIYVQKIWELSQPKVALLNIGTEEKKGKEYHQETYIKLSSNSQLNFVGNIEPNNFMNGDIDIVVTDGFTGNISLKAVEGTARNLLQVLRNQFTKNIFRKLASLCLKKAFNEVKEIFDYRNTGGAILIGVNGIVFKAHGSSDAKAFFSTLKLVRRALLEDVLSLIKNNVVKEEGK; via the coding sequence GTGAAAATTGCAGTAGATGTTATGGGCTCAGATTTAGGACATAAACCACTAATAAGTGGTGTCATAAAATTTTTACAAAAATATAATGACATTGATATTATTTTAGTTGGTAAAGAAATGATAATTAAAAAATATTTAATCAGTTCTAAATTAAATGAGAAATTATTATTGCGGATTAGTTTTAAAAATGCTAATGAAGAAATAATGATGACTGATAGTATTTTAGATATTAGAAGAAAAACCGATAATTCAATGAGTAAAGCAATTGAATGTGTTGCTAACAAAGAAGCTGAAGCGGTATTAACGGCAGGGGCCACGGGCCCCCTTTTAGCAGCTAATCATTTTATTTTAAAAGAAATAACTGGTGTTAGTCGTCCGGCTTTTATGGCGATTATGCCAACAAAAATAAAAAATAAACAAGTTGTGCTTATTGATGCAGGAGCTAATGTTGAAAATGATAGTAATGATTTAGAAATATTTGCCATCATGGCAAATATTTATGTTCAAAAAATTTGAGAATTATCGCAACCAAAAGTGGCATTATTAAATATTGGTACAGAAGAAAAAAAAGGCAAAGAATATCATCAAGAAACTTATATAAAATTAAGTAGTAATTCACAATTAAATTTTGTTGGTAATATTGAACCTAATAATTTTATGAATGGTGATATTGATATTGTTGTAACTGATGGTTTTACTGGTAATATTTCCCTGAAAGCAGTTGAAGGAACAGCACGAAATTTATTGCAAGTTTTACGAAATCAGTTTACTAAGAATATCTTTCGTAAGTTAGCATCATTATGTTTGAAAAAAGCATTTAATGAAGTTAAAGAAATTTTTGACTATCGAAATACTGGCGGAGCAATTTTAATTGGTGTTAATGGCATTGTTTTTAAAGCTCATGGCAGTAGTGATGCTAAAGCATTTTTTAGTACTTTAAAATTAGTTCGTAGAGCACTTTTAGAAGATGTATTATCACTAATTAAAAATAATGTTGTTAAAGAAGAAGGAAAATAA